Proteins from one Ricinus communis isolate WT05 ecotype wild-type chromosome 9, ASM1957865v1, whole genome shotgun sequence genomic window:
- the LOC8283926 gene encoding CASP-like protein 2D1, with translation MIPRLTKKQTPLVLTLPTKLQYTPSSFHIPFQAIRLLYILSFCPSPHTTSTHTKHMAPLLKLLDSSLRVSVIPLSAATIWLTVTNHQDNSSYGNLKYSNIMGLKYMVCISAICASYAFVAAVSIWIKCLVNKVWLFFVSDQIIAYLMVTSVAAAMEILYIAYNGDQKVTWSEACTSYGKFCNGMKTALILHALTLCFFIVLAVISAYRAFSMYQPPVSSKETVEGDAT, from the exons ATGATTCCTAGACTGACAAAAAAGCAAACCCCACTTGTTCTCACTCTTCCCACTAAGCTCCAATATACTCCATCCTCGTTTCACATTCCCTTTCAAGCCATAAGATTACTATATATTCTATCTTTCTGTCCATCTCCACATACCACTTCCACTCATACCAAACATATGGCTCCGTTGCTCAAGCTCTTAGATTCTTCTCTTAGAGTATCTGTCATCCCTCTTAGTGCTGCGACCATTTGGTTAACTGTGACTAACCATCAGGACAATAGCAGCTATGGAAATCTCAAGTACAGCAATATTATGGGACTCAA GTACATGGTTTGCATAAGTGCCATTTGTGCTAGTTATGCTTTTGTTGCTGCTGTCTCCATTTGGATCAAATGCCTAGTTAATAAAGTTTGGCTCTTCTTTGTCTCTGACCAG ATTATAGCTTACTTGATGGTAACATCTGTGGCTGCTGCAATGGAGATACTATACATAGCATATAATGGTGATCAAAAAGTGACATGGAGTGAAGCCTGTACTTCCTATGGAAAGTTTTGCAATGGAATGAAGACAGCTTTGATTCTTCATGCCTTGACTCTTTGCTTCTTTATTGTTTTAGCAGTCATCTCTGCTTATAGAGCTTTTAGCATGTATCAACCTCCTGTTTCTTCCAAAGAAACTGTTGAAGGGGATGCAAcctaa